tttttttattattcaacacacaaaaacaaagaaaatttAGGATGTTTGAGACTAAAAAATTTGTCCACTTCAGAAATTTCACCGAATTCCAACATCAACCGCACAACTAAAATTAGCTCTCATATATAAAATCATGATCCGCCACTACTTTTCCAATCACTTCAAACTAATTTTaaaaacatgtttttttttgtctaatattcTAAACCACGTTAGGTAAATCTTGTTATTAATTCATTTTATGCTGGTTTATCTGTTTTCACCCAATTATTCTATTAAAAACACCTTAAATGTCATTCTTATCCCACAAAATTTTAGAGAATCTCCAATGATTCATAACTATAACCATTCAATACATGACACATCATTATTGTAAAAAAATTTTAATAAGCTTCAATGGTTAAGACCATCTCCGAGAGACTCTTAGTAATTTAAGAGTAATTAATACATATCTTCTCCAACAATAATACTTATATTTACtccttaattattattttatcattaatttttttttttattattatcattaaaattattaagtatTGTTATATTAACCAATAGTGAAATGAAAGAGActctttaataataaattattaataaaaaatgaaataaagaggcactaagaggtgaaGAGAGACTATTAATAAAAAAGTATTGAGGAGTCACTAAAAGGCTGTTGAAGCTGATTTTTAACTctccctcaaattttaacttaagggTCAAACTAAGGGGTGTTTGGGTGCTCCTTTTCGTgctcatgtttgtcttttaagTTCGAAATGgaaagttttaggtgtttggttagtgacattaATGTTTGCCTTTCACACTTAAAAATGagcattaagtgtttggttagtgaaatcctgtttgctttttacactTGAAAATCAGCcgtttacaaaagcagagaatctctgctttttggaaaagtaactttttccaacagcaaacagcaactaGCAACAACAAGCAACACAAAGCAACAACAGCAAACCGCAAACCGTTACAGcaaacagtagataaaacaaacggaccctaagaGGCTATTGGTTATGTTTTAAAGTCTAGAACCACTCACCTATCATattgttttaaaaattaaaaatatattataaaaatagtcaaaagcttttttttttaatgaaagtaAGGACGATGCGAAACCAGGCCgaagacatcccaactaggtcagCACTCCTCCAACCTTGCCCCACAAAACCCaaagaattaataaataaaataaaaagtgtttACAGAGGAGGggataaagaataaaagaaagaaaagctaGCTACGAAAAACGAAGATGAGCAATGTTACAAAGGTCCTCGAAAACAAAGGAACTACAAAACGGGGGGCACGTGTGCCACCAACGGAGACCCTCGGCAGAGAGGCCGACGCGAGCAAGTGCGTCTGCCGACTGGTTGCCCTCCCGGTATATATGAGTGACCACAAGCTCCATTTCGGCACATTGGAGAAGACATCGGTCCCAATCCTTTCTGAGCCGCCAAGGAACCGAGGAGGAGCGGCGATTGAGAAGAGTGACTACCAAAAGTGAGTCTGATTCGACCCAAAGCCGAGTCCAACCTCTCTCCCAAGCCAAGTCGATAGCGAACATGACTGTCCTTATTTCCGCCACGTGAGCAGCAGCCGCAGCGATTGGGAAGGCGAAACTTCCACGGACGAAACCTCGGATGTTTCTAAAAATGCCACCTGCACCTGCAGGTCCGTTGGGTCCCAGGACAGAACCGTCTGTATTTACTTTAAGCTAGTTCGCTGGTGGCGGTACCCAGCGTACAGTGATGATGTTGGGAGCTAGCGGCGCGCGGGCCAGAAACTTAATAACCTACTTATTGAGTGGTTAATAAATACTCAATAAAAGAATATAATGAGTGGTATATTATATTcaattggagatgctcttaaaaTATCGGTTTAGATATTGATAGCTATCAAAATCAGTTTAAATATACTACAACTACAAACTAGTTACTAACACatatataaacaaataaaatataaatttaacaatcCAAACCAAAGATACATTTAATAATCCACAAGTTTAACAAacgatatataaatatataaatgtaacaaacaaataaaaaattgacCTTTAAGTTCCATATAAACATAATATATCATCAGAACTACATTAATGAGTAGATACTAGAGGACCGTAGCAGTTATCGTCACCAGACCCGCACCCGCACTGTCACCTGTCCCTTTTTCAGTATTTGGGTGAAAAAGCGTGGACAGCAGATGTTCTTCCGGTGAAAGAGGACCGTAGCAGTTATCGTCATTATCAATATATATGTTTTCGTCATTATCGATATATATGTCTTCTAATAAATATAAACCAACGAAATGTGAGCAAactgaaatttcagaaaatgtttataaatgttttttGATAATTAAATGGAAGATGAGATTCAAGAAGAATAATGAAAAACCTGAATTTATGTCAGCAGTAGTTAGATTGAGAAAATCATTTCCGGTACCTAAGTTAAAAACATTACATCAATCAGTTCTTCGGTCCAAAATGTTGATCTAGGActagaatgaaaactaaaagggataaaatataaaaatactctCAACATAATAGTCAGAAGCAATTTCAATATCAGTTCTAACAtttaaaattgctcatgactatAAACCTTAACtgtatttttacacattatctcaaactaaaaaaaaaaaagcataccTTCCCCTGCAAAAGGAATTaattcatcacttggatttGTATTTTCTTCGGTTTCTACAGCACTTGCTTTTCTTTTCCCTGTAATCAATCAAACATACATACAGATTAAATATCAGTAACTTAAATGGAAGATGAAATTCAAGCAGTCTGAAAAACCTGAAATTGTTAGATTCACATTCCCAGATGCATCTTTTTCTACATTCATCATCAATATCCTCCCTTCTAATTCCTTGATTCTCTTTTGAGAAAGATCGACATCAGTCTTAGCTTTCAACTTATCACATTCTAGCTCGCAAATTTTCCTTTTAAGTTGGATAATTTCATTCTGatcatcttctttttctttcaataTGTTACACAGTCCATCTCGCTCTTCCCTTAAGCGAGAAGCCATCTCTTTCAACTCCCGGTTCTCCTTCTCCAACCTTAATCTCTTCGACATTTCAATCTCAAtttccttcttcaattcatcaTTTCTCCATACTAAACTCCCCGCATTTTCAACAGCTGAATTCAAACAAGTTAACAATTCCGATCCGTCGATATGCTTCTGAGTCCATGTAGCCATATTTCTACAATTTCCTTCTTCAGTCCATGTGGCCATATTGTTTCGGACGATTTTCGGATGAAGGGGTGGAGTTTAAAAGCTTGGAAGCTGCTGCAACAATGGTGAAATAAATTAGACAAAGTGATTGCTGGAATGATTGTATGTGAGCTGAAAATTAATTGGTGTTAAGTAAAATGGAAGCTTAGAAATATGATTAGAAGGCTTGGAGAAAATTAATTATGGCTGTAAAGGCAAGTTCGGATGAAAGAGAATGAAGTTAAAAAAGCTTTATTGGAAATTTGAGTGATGAATATTCTTTAAACAGTAAGAAATGAGATTGAAAGCTTGGAATATGAAATTGATGGCTTGAAATTAATGATTTTAACCTTGAAAGTTTGATAACGGCCATAAAGATGAAGAATGaggctctatttatagttgtgaTTTCCTAAAATCACTACACATGTTCTCCACCACTTCAATTTACAGATTTGAATCTAAAAAACGTGGTTTAATGGAGATGAAAATAGCTAAGAATCTGGATTGAAACAATGAGCCacatttttcaattttgtgatATACAGTCATTTTCAAGTGACTATAACAACTACAAGAAAAGAAAGGTTCTAACTGCAACTGACTTTCACAACTTATCAGTTAACAAATTGAATTAGTTGGGGTGAGCTTCTGTCCCTCATTTGCATTTGTACCAAAATTAACATAAACGAGAAAGATACACAAACCCCATCAAGGCACACAAAAATGAAGGCACGACTGGACATGTTTTCTGATATCAAAATTTAATATTCCTAATACATGAAGTCTCCAATAAAGATGGGATTTCATTACCATACTTATCAACATATTGTCCTAAGGACCTTATATTTCAGCATAGCAAGCATTTGCAGCAAGCGCCTATTATAATATTGGAGATATATAGCTTTGAAATATATACTAGAAATCTACAAAATGCGAACATGAACTAATAAACAAACAACTTAAACGAAATTACACATCAGTTATAAGACTTAAAACATAGATAACTAGTAAGAAATTTTCAGAGGTACCTTAGAACAGAACTGGATTATATAATAAGATGGATCAGATTAAGGAGCAGGGCTGAGCTCCCAATAGCTTTAATGTAGAAGTATTAAATAGCAGCTTTCAGAGAGTAATCAAAAGTGTAGCAGCAAACTGATTGACCAGAAGTCCAAATTGCAGTGAATAGTTTGGAATGAGCCCACCACATTATACTTGTAGAACTAATACATAAGAAATTAGCAGACTAAGACTAATTATAATTGCTGAACACAGTCTCCCTCTAGTGACATCAAAAACAAGGACCCCTAAATGAAGTAACAAGTAAACAAAAGTTTTAATCAATTCAACCACAGACTACAGCCCTCAGTAAAATAGAcattctaaaaaaatcaacaatgTTAAAAGTTAAAACACAAGTCATCAAAGAATCAAAGTTTCTTATATCCAAACATGAGATTACAAGGCAACATTTCATACACAGACTTTCAAAGTACCAAACTACAGTAAAATTAAGCAGAGTTTTAGCACAAGAAGCTTCAATCGCTTTAAAAATGCATAACGAATCAACTTGAACCAGCAATGGTTTGAGGCGATTAAGGAAGGAAATAAGAGAAAAACATGTGAACACAGCTTAAATGGTAAACATTGCCTTCTTTCATTCATATGGCATAAAATACCAGGAAATCTAAAATTGTGACATACCAGGAAAAACCCAAAATTGAAAGGAAGAGAAGCCAGTAAACTGAAACCCAAAAAGGCACAAACTTACATGCTCGATTGCCTAATATCAATTTTGAAGCGGCTTCGAATTGCTCCAAAATTCTCAGTTATATTGGGGACTTGGATgatgaggttgaggaagatAGAGCTACACAAAGAACGACGCCCATTTTTTCAGATGGATGCCTTTTTTGGGGAACTGAAAATTCTCTGGAGGGAAAGCAATTTCTTATTCGCGCCCATTTACTAATAAACTGTTTCTTTTAGGTAAAAAGCATTCTTACCCTCAATTTATGGGTATTGCTAAATACCGCCCTTAATTTCCGTTTCACCGCACTGTTTTGACCATTTTACCCTTGCCACTTTTTTTTCCCCTAAAACCTTCAAAACTCTCTCTagttttctctcccgagcacaaatcccggatttgaaaaaaatggatcaaaacattcccgaagacaatgagttcgaacacgaggtaatattacgagaattaaaaacgttatttagcatttttttattttttttattcgatTTTTGCCTAGGCGGGTGGCGAAtaccacccgttccttaggccgaacggatgaactacccgttcggcctaaggaacgggtggtaatcgccacccgctccacccatggaacgggtggtacgcgccaCCCGTTTCACCTATGGAACGGGCAGTACGCGCTGTCCGTTTCCACCTATGGTGGAACGGGTAGCCTGCCCGTTCAGGCAAAAATGGGCAGAAATTGCCCCGAATTAATTTCGAACGGGAGAAATAGCCCCgaagtattttttttgtaattttaatgtaaatttttcgtatattcaggtaccgatagaagattggaaccccgataacattgattatagttcgcgttttataacggataccgttttcccctccagtcaggatgctattgattgggcaaaaaaga
The DNA window shown above is from Euphorbia lathyris chromosome 1, ddEupLath1.1, whole genome shotgun sequence and carries:
- the LOC136215484 gene encoding uncharacterized protein isoform X2, producing MATWTEEGNCRNMATWTQKHIDGSELLTCLNSAVENAGSLVWRNDELKKEIEIEMSKRLRLEKENRELKEMASRLREERDGLCNILKEKEDDQNEIIQLKRKICELECDKLKAKTDVDLSQKRIKELEGRILMMNVEKDASGNVNLTISGKRKASAVETEENTNPSDELIPFAGEGTGNDFLNLTTADINSDIYIDNDENIYIDNDDNCYGPLSPEEHLLSTLFHPNTEKGTGDSAGAGLVTITATVL
- the LOC136215484 gene encoding uncharacterized protein isoform X1, with the protein product MATWTEEGNCRNMATWTQKHIDGSELLTCLNSAVENAGSLVWRNDELKKEIEIEMSKRLRLEKENRELKEMASRLREERDGLCNILKEKEDDQNEIIQLKRKICELECDKLKAKTDVDLSQKRIKELEGRILMMNVEKDASGNVNLTISGKRKASAVETEENTNPSDELIPFAGEGTGNDFLNLTTADINSEDIYIDNDENIYIDNDDNCYGPLSPEEHLLSTLFHPNTEKGTGDSAGAGLVTITATVL